Proteins encoded together in one Impatiens glandulifera chromosome 1, dImpGla2.1, whole genome shotgun sequence window:
- the LOC124930689 gene encoding protein indeterminate-domain 11-like, with the protein MARRRNPDGIDDEVIALSPNRLLATYSFICYVCYKGFTRDQNLAMHLKSHKLEGNLKRRVENGITRRVYVCPESTCKHHNRNQALGDITAIKRHYCRKHSNVKNWKCGNCSKLYAVEADVKAHVKKCKVEGTHSSYENIGEIHHDDEEDDQEKSSSLEDATESANGFILPPVAYDMTFNPILNDPDSDEVVKVYNEAVFSIIEIQARRLKEAPSLPPIPPYSHYYVPTFLSDQEME; encoded by the exons ATGGCGAGGAGACGAAACCCTGATGGAATTGACG ATGAGGTGATTGCGTTATCGCCGAATCGACTGTTAGCCACTTACTCTTTCATATGCTACGTCTGCTACAAAGGTTTTACGCGTGACCAAAATCTTGCAATGCACCTTAAATCCCATAAGTTGGAAGGTAATCTAAAACGGCGGGTGGAGAATGGAATCACGAGGAGAGTTTATGTCTGTCCTGAATCGACATGCAAACATCACAACCGTAACCAAGCCCTAGGCGACATCACAGCGATTAAGAGGCATTATTGCCGGAAACACTCCAATGTGAAAAACTGGAAATGCGGGAATTGCTCAAAGCTATACGCGGTCGAAGCTGACGTAAAGGCTCACGTAAAGAAATGCAAAGTGGAAGGCACACATAGTTCTTATGAAAATATAGGAGAGATACAccatgatgatgaagaagatgatcaagAGAAATCATCTTCTCTTGAAGATGCAACTGAAAGTGCAAATGGGTTTATTCTTCCACCTGTTGCATATGATATGACTTTTAATCCCATATTGAACGATCCAGATTCAGATGAAGTGGTGAAAGTGTACAATGAAGCTGTATTCAGTATCATAGAAATCCAGGCGAGGAGGCTTAAAGAGGCACCATCTCTCCCTCCTATTCCTCCATATTCTCATTATTATGTCCCAACTTTTCTGTCTGATCAAGAAATGGAATGA